Part of the Chitinophagaceae bacterium genome, TTTTACTTTTTTGGGGCAGATATTTTGAATGGGAAGATTTATTAGCTAACTTTACGGGCTGTATAACAGGAGTTTTGATTTATAAAATCGTTTTTTTTAGGGTATAATTTTAAAATATGTTAGTAATCTTAGGTTTAATTGGAGGATTAGCATTGATAATAGCAGCAATTGTTATGTCAGTCAAGCTATTTTTTATATTTAAAAAACCGGAAGAAATTATCGCAAAAAATAAAGAATCAGGGGCATCGGCCTCTACCTTTGTTAAGAAATATCCGGAAGCAAATCCTCAAATCTACCGGACTACTTTCACTTTAATTGGATTTATATTTAGTATTGGTTTAGCTATTGCAGCTTTTTCATGGACTGTTTACGATAGAACGGCTTCGCTTGACGGTGATATTTTTATACCGGATGAGTTTGAAATAGAGCCCCCGCAAACAAGACAAGAACCACCGCCTCCGCCACCACCACCGCCACCGGAGATTGAAATTATCGAAGATGATGTAGAGGTAGAAGATGAACCGGATATTTTTGATGTGGAAGTTGAGCCCGAAGAGGTTATAGAGATACCGGAATATGTTGAAGAAGCACCTGAAGAAGACGAAATCTTCACCATAGTAGAAGATATGCCTGAATTTCCGGGAGGAGAAGCTGCTTTGATGAGATATTTAGCAAGCATACCTTATCCGCCAATTGCGAGAGAAAATGATATTGAAGGCTCCGTTTTTATTCGTTTTATTATTGATAGGGATGGAAGAGTTATAGATGCTGAAGTTGTTAGAGGTGCTGATAGATTGTTAAATGAAGCAGCTTTAAGACATATTAGAAATATGCCAAACTGGAGTCCCGGCAGACAAAGAGGACAACCCGTTAGAGTTCAGTATACTGTCCCTATAAGATTTAGATTGGACTAATCTTTTTTACAAGTTCTAACTTAAGCCCGGATAAATTATCCGGGCTTTTTTTTTGCATTAAACAATACTGCATAAAATATATACGTTTTGTAAAAGAATTCGTATTAAAAAGGTAATGATTTTGGTATGATTAACTAATTGTAAATATATTAAATTTAAATTATGTTAGTATTGTTGGGTATAATTGCGGGATTAGTATTAATAATAGCAACAATTGTTATGTCAATTAAGCTATTTTTTATGTTTAAAAAGAAGGAAGAAATTATTGTAAAAAATAAGGAGGCAGGTAACACCTCTAATTTGTTTCTAAAAAAATATCCGGAAGCGAATCCTCAAATTTACCGAACTACCTTTACGTTAATTGGCTTTATTTTTGGCATAGGTCTTTCTATAGCTGCTTTTTCCTGGACGGTATATGATAGAACAGCCTCTCTTGGAGGAGAAATTTTTATACCGGATGAGTTTGAGATAGAGCCTCCGCAAACCAGACAAGAGCCACCTCCACCACCGCCTCCGCCGCCACCTCCCGAAATTGAAATTATTGATGATGAAGTTGAAGTAGACAGCGAGCCTGATATTTTTGATGTGGAGGTCGAACCGGATGAAATTGTAGAGATACAGGAAATTTTTGAAGAATTACCGGATGAAGATGATATGCCTTTACCAATTGTGGAGGATATGCCGGTATTTCCGGGAGGTGAGGCCGCTTTACTGAGATATTTAGGAGGTATACCATATCCGGAAATTGCGAAACAAAATGATATTGAAGGTTCTGTATTTATTCGTTTTGTTATTGAAAGAGACGGAAGAGTTACGGAAGCTGAAGTAGTTAGAGGTGCTGATAGAGTGTTGAATGAAGCAGCCCTCAGACACGTAAGAAATATGCCAAACTGGAAGCCGGGAAAACAAAGAGGGCAGCCGGTTAGAGTTCAATTTACTGTGCCAATCAGGTTTACTTTAGATTAGAATATGCATGGTTTAAAATCCGCACTTTACTGGATAAGCAGTTAATAACTGCATTAAACTAAAGTTAGTTGCCACAAAATAGCCATACAAATTTAATTAAGTGATTTAGTTCACCTTAAAGTTGAATAACCCATACAGATTTTTTAAATTTACTCATTTTAGTTGTTGGATGCAGTGTGTCATTAGCAATAATTTCTATTTTTTGCATGAACTAATACTAATGAATGTAAATGCTGAAAGTTAGGCTTAAATGATGTCTTGGAAAGGTGAACATTTTTGTTAAAATATAATTCCAACAAGTTTGCAAGTTAATGATACCTAAAGTACAATGTTTAAATATGATTTATCTTAAAATTTACTTAATATGAGAAACTTGATTTTAACCGGCAGGTATAAACCTGAATGGATTGGCCACCGGATTCTTGTCTCAATATGCTTCATTTTTTTAAACAGTAGTCTTTTTGCTCAGCAAGATGGTATCTCCATAAATCAGGATGGTAGTCCGCCTCATGAGTCGGCAATACTGGATGTGCAATCTACAAACAAAGGTTTTTTGCCTCCCCGGATGACTACGGCAGAAAGGGATATGATTACTAATACTGCAGAGGGCTTGCTCATTTACAATACTGACACAGAATGCATTGAGAATTATTCGGGAGGTCAATGGGTTTGTCTTTTAGCCGGAAGTGCTTCAGGGCGAGTAATTGGTGAATTGTATGGTGGGGGAGTTATTTTTTCCGTACACAAAGATGCAAATGGTGATGAGCGGGGTTTGATAGTGAGCCTTGTGGATAACAGTGCCGGTGCTGCATGGAGCAGTTCTTCTAATCAGATTAACACAAGTGCCTGGGATGGCGCATCAAATACAGCGGCTATTATCAGCCAACATTCTTCAAGTGCCGCTCAAATTTGTGCTGATTATACCGGTGGCGGCTATACAGATTGGTTTTTACCGGCTATTTCTCAGTTGGGTAAGATTTGGAATGAATTATATGTGATCAGTCATACACTAGAGTCAACAAGTGGTGCTGAATTGATGACAGAAGTCTCATATTGGTCGTCTTCTTCAGATCAGCAGAATAATGCACAAATTCAGCGCTTTAATCACGGTAACGTTTTTGGATCAAACAAGAGTAATTTACTAAGGGTTCGTTGCATCAGGGCTTTTTAAGCCAATGTTTTAAAATTTATAGTAAACACCAAACATGGGGAATATGGAGATTATTCCAAATCCAGGGAGAATGCATTTAGCGTCCAATTTGTCACGCGCTAAACACAAATCGGTTAGTACTAGCTTATATGTTACCTAAAAACAATTGAATTGCGTCTCTAAATGAATATTAATGTGTCTAGTTAGTCGACATCGCATTAAAGTAATTAAAATGATTATTTCCCCACTCTCCTCACCCCCCCCCAAACTTAAAACAACTACATTACCTAAAAAAAAGACCTGCATAAATCATCTTTACACAGGTCTTTCAGTTTATAAAGCGCAGTTAAACTTTTAATGAGCCATACTTGGTAGCTGCATTTTTTTGTAAACGCCCTTTTTTAGTTTTTCTGCTACCGCATCAAATGCATTTAATGAGGTTTCAATGTCTTCCAGTGTATGTGTAGCAGTAGGTATTAATCTCAATAACAAAACCCCTTTTGGTACTACCGGATAAATAACTGCAGAGCAGAAAATGTCATAATTTTCTCTCAAATCAATTATTAGGTTTCCGGCTTCTGAGGTGTCTTCACTGTTCAGATAAACCGGAGTTACACATGAACTGGTATTGCCGATATTAAATCCTCTATCTTTTAAACCATTTTGTAAATTATTGACATTCGTCCATAGTTTTTCACGGAGTTCAGGTTTTGATTTTAATAAATCAAGCCTTTTTTGATTTCCTAAAACTAAAGGCATTGGTAATGATTTTGCAAAAATTTGAGAACGGCTGTTGAATCGTAAATGATTTATAACCTCTTTATTTGCTGCAAAAAATCCACCGATGCTGGCCATTGATTTTGCAAAAGTAGAAAAATAGATATCTATTGATTCGGTTGCTCCTTGTTCTTCCGCAGCTCCTGCGCCGGTTTTCCCAAGTGTTCCGAATCCATGCGCATCATCTACCATGAATCTGAAGTTATACTTAGATTTTAAAGAGGCAATTTCTTTTAATTTACCCTGATCACCGGCCATGCCAAAAACTCCTTCAGAAATAACTAAAATACCGCCACGGGTAGTTTCAACAACTTTCTTTGCTCTGATGAGCTGCTTTTCTAAATTATCTATATCGTTATGAGCAAATACAAATCTTTTACCCTGATGCAAACGAACGCCGTCAATTATACAAGCGTGTGATTCGGCGTCATAAACAATTACATCGTGTCGGCCAACCAGACAGTCAATGGCAGAAACCATTCCCTGGTATCCGAAGTTTTGTAAATATCCGGATTCTTTTCCAACAAAAGTAGCCAGATCTTGCTCCAGTTTTTCGTGCTCATCAGAGTTTCCGGACATCATTCTGGAACCCATTGGTAATCCTAAACCATATTTTTCTGCTGCTTCAGCATCGGCTTTTCTAACTTCAGGGTGATTGGCTAAGCCTAAATAATTATTTAAACTCCAGATAATTTTTTCTTTTCCCCTGAAAGACATTCTGTTTGAAATTTCACCTTTTAGTTTAGGAAACATAAAGTAACCGTCTCCTATGCTTGCAAACTTGCCTAATGGGCTGTTGTTTGCCTTTGTTTTATCAAATAAATCCATATTTTAGCTTTTATTTTTTTGCAAAATTAAGAAATTTTATCTGACTTGCACTTTTAGTGAAGTTTTTCACAGACTTCCATCTTATTTTTATTTGATAAACACTAACGATATTTTTTGTACGTTACAGACAATAGTTTAATTTTGCCATTTTTAAAGACAACAATTTTAATGTTCAAAAGAATTAAAAAGCCTTTAGCACCGGTCTTATTTTTATTAGCAATTATCGTTTTTACTGCCTGCGATCCTTATCAGAGGATATTGAGAAGCAATGATCTTGAGCTGAAGCAAAGAAAAGCGATGGAATATTATAATGATGGAGCTTACCATCGTGCCATTCCTTTATTTGAAGAATTGATTCAAATTTTCAGAGGTACCAGAAGTGTAGAGGAGTTATACTATTACTATACAGACAGTCATTTTCAGGAGGGTAATTATCTGATTGCTGCTTTTCACTTTAATGCGTTTCATCAGCAGCATCCAAATTCAAAGTTTGCTGAAAAAGCGCTTTATATGCACGCCTATTCTTATTACCGAATGTCTCCGGTTTATTCTTTAGACCAAACCTATACTCAAAAAGCATTGGATGGTTACAGAAGATTTGTAAACAGATATCCGCAGAGCGGGAAGATTGAAAAGGTAAATGGAGAAATGGATCAGATGAGAAGAAAGTTGGAAATGAAAGCTTTCAGAAGTGCTGAATTGTATTTCAGAACAAGAAATTACCGGGCTGCAGCCAGTTCATTTGAAGCCTTTTTAAACAGATTTCCCGAAACCAGAGATACAGAGAAAGTTTACCTTTATATCATAAGGTCTTATTATAATTTTGCAGAAAATAGTGTGCAGAGCAGAAGAAAAGAAAGATATGAGTTAGTAATAGAAAATTATCTTAACTTTGTAGAGAATTTTCAAAATCCTTTAATTCTAAAAGAAGCTGAGGATTTTTATGTTAGCGCATTAGAAAAAATTGAAGCTTTAAATTAATTATATAACATGAGTGTAGCAAAGAAATTACAGAACAAAGGCATTAACCCTTTCATTGAGACCAGAAATTTAAATCGCTTTGTAGAAGATGATAAGAATATCTATGAAATGTTAAATGTTATTTCAAAAAGAAGCAACCAGATTGGTCAGGCTTTAAAAGAAGAGTTACACCGTAAATTGAAAGATTTTACCCCAACATCTGACAGTTTAGATGAGATTTCTGAAGATCTTGATACGATTGAAATTTCAAGATACTATGAGAAAATTCCACACGCCACTCTTATTTCTGTTCATGAGTTTCTGAATAATGAAATTTATTATAGAAATCCTAATACAGAAAAAGAAGAGGAATTATAAATCACCATGTCCTCTTCAAAAAAAATACTTCTTTGTGTAACAGGCAGTATAGCCGCATATAAAAGTGTTTTTTTACTTCGACTTTTGCTCAAAAACGATTACGATGTCAAAGTTGTAATGACTCAGTCTGCAACAGAATTTGTAAAGCCTTTGAGCTTTTCTGCCTTTCTTGAAGATCCGGTTTATACCGGCCTTACAGATGAAGCCGGAGATTGGACGGAACATGTTAAGTTAGCTCTTTGGGCAGATTTAATATTGATAGCCCCCATTACTGCACAAACTATTTCAAAATTAGCAAATGGCGCCTGTGACAATTTGCTTTCTGCCATATATTTATCTGCCAAATGCCCGGTAGCTATTGCGCCGGCTATGGACAGAGATATGTGGAAACATGCGGCTGTAAAAAGAAATTTAGATTTACTAAAAAAAGATGGAGTGCTTGAAATTCCGGTAGGCTCAGGTGCATTGGCAAGCGGATTGGAAGGAGAAGGCAGAATGGCAGAACCGGAACTTATTCATGAGTGGCTGGAAAACTATTTTCAGAAAAAAACTGAATTAAAAAATAAAAAAGTATTAATTACTGCCGGACCCACTCGTGAACCATTGGATCCTGTTCGCTTTATCAGCAATCATTCAAGTGGAAAAATGGGATACGCCCTCGCTGAAGCAATGGCTAACAATGGGGCGGAAGTTTTTTTAGTAAGTGGACCCGTAAGTATTCAAACAAATTACCCGAATATTAAAGTGATTTCCATCGAAACTGCACAAGAAATGTTTGATGCGTGTCATAAACTATTTTCGGATACAGATATTGCAATAATGTCAGCAGCAGTTTCAGATTATAAACCGGAAAATAAAGAAGAAAGCAAAATCAAAAAGAAGTCAGAAAGGCTGAGTGTTACTTTTGAAAAAAATCCGGATATACTGGCATCATTAGGCAAACAAAAGAAAAAGCACCAAATGCTTGTGGGCTTTGCATTAGAGACAGATAATGAAATTGAAAATGCCCGCCAAAAACTGAAATCAAAAAATTGTGATTTTATTATCCTAAATTCGTTAAAAGATGAAGGAGCCGGTTTTCAACATGATACCAATAAGGTTACTTTGATTGATAAAAACAATAATGTAAATAAGTTTGAGTTAAAAAGTAAGGTTGAGTTATCAAAAGACTTAACAGAATATTTGATTCAAGAATATAAATCAAGTTTTAAAACAGATGATTCTAAGTAAGTTTCCTTTTTTCAGGTTTTTTAAACGAGCATTTTTAATAATGCTTTTCTTACCATTTTTTTCATTAGAAAAAGCTGAGGCACAGGAGTTGAATATGTCTGTTCAGGTGATAGCCAGGCAGCTTCAGTCTACGGATCCGCAGGTTTTCCAAACATTAGAAACCTCTATCAGAGAATTCATGAACACCCGCCGGTGGACAGGCGATAATTTTTCTGTGCAAGAAAGAATAGAATGTGGAATGGTCATAAATATTACGGAGGAACTTTCCG contains:
- a CDS encoding energy transducer TonB; this translates as MLVILGLIGGLALIIAAIVMSVKLFFIFKKPEEIIAKNKESGASASTFVKKYPEANPQIYRTTFTLIGFIFSIGLAIAAFSWTVYDRTASLDGDIFIPDEFEIEPPQTRQEPPPPPPPPPPEIEIIEDDVEVEDEPDIFDVEVEPEEVIEIPEYVEEAPEEDEIFTIVEDMPEFPGGEAALMRYLASIPYPPIARENDIEGSVFIRFIIDRDGRVIDAEVVRGADRLLNEAALRHIRNMPNWSPGRQRGQPVRVQYTVPIRFRLD
- a CDS encoding energy transducer TonB, with product MLVLLGIIAGLVLIIATIVMSIKLFFMFKKKEEIIVKNKEAGNTSNLFLKKYPEANPQIYRTTFTLIGFIFGIGLSIAAFSWTVYDRTASLGGEIFIPDEFEIEPPQTRQEPPPPPPPPPPPEIEIIDDEVEVDSEPDIFDVEVEPDEIVEIQEIFEELPDEDDMPLPIVEDMPVFPGGEAALLRYLGGIPYPEIAKQNDIEGSVFIRFVIERDGRVTEAEVVRGADRVLNEAALRHVRNMPNWKPGKQRGQPVRVQFTVPIRFTLD
- a CDS encoding DUF1566 domain-containing protein; this encodes MRNLILTGRYKPEWIGHRILVSICFIFLNSSLFAQQDGISINQDGSPPHESAILDVQSTNKGFLPPRMTTAERDMITNTAEGLLIYNTDTECIENYSGGQWVCLLAGSASGRVIGELYGGGVIFSVHKDANGDERGLIVSLVDNSAGAAWSSSSNQINTSAWDGASNTAAIISQHSSSAAQICADYTGGGYTDWFLPAISQLGKIWNELYVISHTLESTSGAELMTEVSYWSSSSDQQNNAQIQRFNHGNVFGSNKSNLLRVRCIRAF
- a CDS encoding aminotransferase class I/II-fold pyridoxal phosphate-dependent enzyme; translated protein: MDLFDKTKANNSPLGKFASIGDGYFMFPKLKGEISNRMSFRGKEKIIWSLNNYLGLANHPEVRKADAEAAEKYGLGLPMGSRMMSGNSDEHEKLEQDLATFVGKESGYLQNFGYQGMVSAIDCLVGRHDVIVYDAESHACIIDGVRLHQGKRFVFAHNDIDNLEKQLIRAKKVVETTRGGILVISEGVFGMAGDQGKLKEIASLKSKYNFRFMVDDAHGFGTLGKTGAGAAEEQGATESIDIYFSTFAKSMASIGGFFAANKEVINHLRFNSRSQIFAKSLPMPLVLGNQKRLDLLKSKPELREKLWTNVNNLQNGLKDRGFNIGNTSSCVTPVYLNSEDTSEAGNLIIDLRENYDIFCSAVIYPVVPKGVLLLRLIPTATHTLEDIETSLNAFDAVAEKLKKGVYKKMQLPSMAH
- the bamD gene encoding outer membrane protein assembly factor BamD, producing MFKRIKKPLAPVLFLLAIIVFTACDPYQRILRSNDLELKQRKAMEYYNDGAYHRAIPLFEELIQIFRGTRSVEELYYYYTDSHFQEGNYLIAAFHFNAFHQQHPNSKFAEKALYMHAYSYYRMSPVYSLDQTYTQKALDGYRRFVNRYPQSGKIEKVNGEMDQMRRKLEMKAFRSAELYFRTRNYRAAASSFEAFLNRFPETRDTEKVYLYIIRSYYNFAENSVQSRRKERYELVIENYLNFVENFQNPLILKEAEDFYVSALEKIEALN
- a CDS encoding RNA polymerase Rpb6, which produces MSVAKKLQNKGINPFIETRNLNRFVEDDKNIYEMLNVISKRSNQIGQALKEELHRKLKDFTPTSDSLDEISEDLDTIEISRYYEKIPHATLISVHEFLNNEIYYRNPNTEKEEEL
- the coaBC gene encoding bifunctional phosphopantothenoylcysteine decarboxylase/phosphopantothenate--cysteine ligase CoaBC — translated: MSSSKKILLCVTGSIAAYKSVFLLRLLLKNDYDVKVVMTQSATEFVKPLSFSAFLEDPVYTGLTDEAGDWTEHVKLALWADLILIAPITAQTISKLANGACDNLLSAIYLSAKCPVAIAPAMDRDMWKHAAVKRNLDLLKKDGVLEIPVGSGALASGLEGEGRMAEPELIHEWLENYFQKKTELKNKKVLITAGPTREPLDPVRFISNHSSGKMGYALAEAMANNGAEVFLVSGPVSIQTNYPNIKVISIETAQEMFDACHKLFSDTDIAIMSAAVSDYKPENKEESKIKKKSERLSVTFEKNPDILASLGKQKKKHQMLVGFALETDNEIENARQKLKSKNCDFIILNSLKDEGAGFQHDTNKVTLIDKNNNVNKFELKSKVELSKDLTEYLIQEYKSSFKTDDSK